The Bos mutus isolate GX-2022 chromosome 12, NWIPB_WYAK_1.1, whole genome shotgun sequence genome includes a window with the following:
- the SLC15A1 gene encoding solute carrier family 15 member 1 codes for MGMSVPKSCFGYPLSIFFIVVNEFCERFSYYGMRALLILYFQRFLGWNDNLGTAIYHTFVALCYLTPILGALIADSWLGKFKTIVSLSIVYTIGQVVIAVSSINDLTDFNHDGTPDSISVHVALSMIGLVLIALGTGGIKPCVSAFGGDQFEEGQEKQRNRFFSIFYLAINAGSLLSTIITPMLRVQVCGIHSKQACYPLAFGVPAALMAVSLIVFVIGSGMYKKVQPQGNIMSKVARCIGFAIKNRIRHRSKKFPKREHWLDWASEKYDERLISQIKMVTRVMFLYIPLPMFWALFDQQGSRWTLQATTMSGKIGIIEIQPDQMQTVNAILIVIMVPIVDAVVYPLIAKCGLNFTSLKKMTVGMFLASMAFVAAAIVQVEIDKTLPVFPKGNEVQIKVLNIGDSNMTVSFPGTTETYNQMSQPKDFMTFNVDNLSINISSTGSPVTPVTHNFESGHRHTLLVWAPSNYQVVKDGLNQKPEKGRNGIRFVNAFGESFNVTMDGEVYNNVSSHDASEYLFFSSGVKSFTINSPEISQQCGKEFKTSYLGFGSAFTYVITRKSDGCPEAKAFEDISPNTVSMALQIPQYFLLTCGEVVFSVTGLEFSYSQAPSNMKSVLQAGWLLTVAVGNIIVLIVAGAGQFSEQWAEYVLFAALLLVVCVIFAIMARFYTYINPAEVEAQFDKDDKEDYLEKSNPYAKLDSVSQTQM; via the exons gaaTGTCCGTGCCGAAG AGCTGCTTCGGTTACCCCTTGAGCATCTTCTTCATTGTGGTCAATGAGTTCTGCGAAAGATTCTCTTACTATGGAATGAGAG CACTCCTGATCCTGTACTTCCAACGCTTCCTGGGCTGGAATGACAACCTGGGCACCGCCATCTACCACACGTTCGTCGCCCTGTGCTACCTAACACCCATCCTCGGAGCTCTCATCGCCGACTCCTGGCTGGGGAAGTTCAA GACAATCGTGTCGCTGTCCATCGTCTACACCATTGGGCAGGTAGTCATTGCAGTGAGCTCAATTAATGACCTCACGGACTTCAACCATGATGGAACCCCGGACAGTATTTCTGTGCACGT GGCGCTCTCCATGATTGGCCTGGTCCTGATCGCTCTGGGTACTGGAGGGATAAAGCCTTGCGTGTCTGCATTTGGCGGAGATCAGTTTGAAGAGGGCCAG gaaaagcaaaggaaccgatttttttccatcttttatttGGCCATTAATGCTGGAAGTTTGCTTTCTACCATCATCACGCCCATgctcagag TTCAAGTATGCGGAATTCACAGTAAGCAAGCTTGTTACCCCCTGGCCTTTGGGGTTCCTGCTGCACTCATGGCTGTATCTCTGA TCGTGTTTGTCATTGGCAGCGGAATGTACAAGAAGGTCCAGCCCCAGGGAAACATCATGTCTAAAGTCGCCAGGTGCATTGGG ttTGCCATCAAAAATAGGATTAGGCATCGGAGTAAGAAATTTCCTAAGAGGGAGCACTGGCTGGACTGGGCTAGCGAGAAATATGAT GAGCGGCTCATCTCTCAAATTAAGATGGTTACAAGGGTGATGTTCCTGTACATTCCTCTCCCCATGTTCTGGGCCTTGTTTGATCAGCAG GGCTCCAGGTGGACACTGCAAGCAACGACCATGAGTGGGAAAATT GGAATCATTGAAATCCAGCCGGATCAGATGCAG ACGGTGAACGCCATCCTGATCGTCATCATGGTCCCCATCGTGGACGCCGTGGTATATCCTCTGATCGCAAAGTGTGGTTTAAATTTCAC CTCCTTGAAGAAGATGACAGTTGGCATGTTCCTGGCTTCCATGGCTTTTGTAGCGGCTGCCATCGTGCAGGTGGAGATTGAC AAAACTCTGCCCGTCTTCCCCAAAGGAAATGAAGTCCAAATCAAAGTCCTGAATATAGGAGATAGTAACATGACCGTGTCTTTTCCCGGAACGACAGAGACATATAACCAGATGTCTCAA CCAAAAGACTTTATGACTTTCAACGTAGACAACCTAAGTATAAACATTTCTTCTACTGGATCACCAGTCACTCCAGTAACTCATAACTTTGAGTCCGGCCATCGCCATACCCTTCTCGTCTGGGCCCCAAGTAACTACCAAGTG gTAAAAGATGGCCTTAACCAGAAGCCagaaaaagggagaaatggaATCAG ATTCGTAAATGCTTTTGGCGAGAGCTTCAACGTCACAATGGATGGGGAAGTTTACAACAATGTCTCCAGTCACGATGCcagtgaatatctttttttctcttctggagT aaagagctTCACAATAAACTCACCAGAGATTTCACAACAGTGTGGAAAAGAGTTCAAAACATCCTACCTTGGATTTGGTAGCGCGTTTACCTATGTAATCACCAGAAAG AGTGACGGTTGCCCCGAAGCAAAGGCTTTCGAAGACATCTCCCCCAACACAGTCAGCATGGCTCTGCAGATCCCGCAGTACTTCCTCCTCACCTGCGGCGAGGTGGTCTTCTCCGTCACCGGGCTGGAGTTCTCCTACTCTCAG GCTCCTTCCAACATGAAGTCGGTACTTCAAGCAGGATGGCTGTTGACCGTGGCCGTCGGCAACATCATCGTGCTTATTGTGGCAGGAGCAGGCCAGTTCAGTGAACAG